The following are encoded together in the Novipirellula caenicola genome:
- a CDS encoding GxxExxY protein, which translates to MMPVVPSIKTTRISQHEFKDLSYGVMQHVFEIHNEFGRLFDEKIYKRELAARMHDVEIEVLVELIHGSFVKRLFADVIVSGSGLFEFKVADTIHPKHRSQAMQYLLLFDLSHAKIVNTQPDQVQHEFVNCHQRLADLRQFKIDSNHFDFSAPGAHEFYAHLVLLLRDWGTGLCLSLYEQALQHCLHGEESGNQLVSVNGRQGHLGEQPMGLVAPGIAFKLTALSKGEESFQTHAKRLLNHTSLNAIHWANIKNELVTFKTIR; encoded by the coding sequence ATGATGCCAGTTGTCCCCTCCATCAAAACCACCCGGATCTCCCAGCACGAGTTCAAAGACTTGTCTTATGGTGTCATGCAACACGTTTTCGAGATCCACAACGAGTTCGGACGATTATTCGACGAAAAGATTTACAAAAGAGAGCTAGCGGCTCGAATGCATGATGTGGAGATCGAAGTATTGGTAGAGTTGATTCATGGTTCCTTTGTTAAGCGACTGTTTGCCGACGTTATCGTTTCGGGCTCCGGCCTGTTCGAATTCAAGGTTGCTGATACCATCCACCCGAAACATCGGAGCCAGGCCATGCAATATCTGCTTCTGTTCGATTTGTCACACGCCAAAATTGTCAATACACAACCCGATCAAGTCCAACACGAGTTTGTGAACTGCCATCAGCGATTGGCGGACTTAAGGCAATTCAAGATAGACAGCAACCACTTTGATTTTTCCGCACCTGGGGCACACGAATTTTATGCGCACTTAGTGCTCCTGCTGCGGGACTGGGGAACGGGACTCTGCCTGTCACTATACGAGCAAGCGCTGCAACACTGCCTGCACGGCGAAGAATCCGGCAATCAGCTCGTGAGTGTCAACGGCCGCCAGGGGCACCTTGGCGAACAGCCCATGGGACTTGTGGCACCCGGAATCGCGTTCAAATTGACCGCACTGTCAAAAGGTGAAGAGTCATTCCAAACTCATGCAAAGCGATTGCTCAATCACACTTCGCTCAATGCGATTCACTGGGCCAATATCAAAAATGAACTCGTAACCTTTAAAACCATTCGATAG
- a CDS encoding methyltransferase domain-containing protein, producing the protein MKRFDLLSLTLLLLLSPTPLIAQTATISPAASVNPGINDSFLDPEMDVQAWVERFEVESREVYHARDAIMAGLNLKPGDRVADVGAGTGFYSLLMSTAVGSKGWVYAVDISPKFVQYLVDQFDQRGVENVTTVMCDDDSVCLPPDSVDLAFICDVYHHFEFPEQTMQSIFNSLRPGGRVVIIDFERIPGVSREWTLGHVRAGKETFIDEVQSVGFELTAERKIPGFKENYFLEFRKPDQAGDE; encoded by the coding sequence ATGAAGCGTTTTGACTTGCTCTCGCTCACGCTGCTCCTGTTACTCTCGCCCACCCCGCTGATCGCGCAGACCGCGACCATTTCGCCAGCGGCGAGCGTCAATCCAGGGATCAACGACAGCTTCCTTGATCCGGAAATGGATGTGCAAGCGTGGGTCGAGCGGTTTGAAGTCGAAAGCCGCGAGGTCTACCACGCTCGCGATGCGATCATGGCAGGATTGAACCTGAAACCGGGCGACCGGGTCGCCGATGTCGGTGCCGGCACCGGATTTTACTCGCTGCTAATGTCCACTGCGGTTGGCTCCAAAGGGTGGGTCTACGCCGTGGACATCTCGCCCAAATTTGTCCAGTACTTGGTGGACCAGTTTGATCAACGCGGCGTCGAAAATGTCACCACGGTGATGTGCGATGATGATTCGGTTTGCTTACCGCCGGACTCGGTCGACCTGGCGTTCATCTGTGACGTCTACCACCACTTTGAATTTCCCGAACAAACAATGCAATCGATCTTTAATTCGCTTCGCCCAGGCGGACGGGTGGTGATTATCGATTTTGAGCGAATCCCCGGGGTGTCTCGCGAATGGACCCTCGGTCACGTTCGCGCCGGCAAAGAGACCTTCATCGACGAAGTGCAATCGGTTGGTTTTGAACTGACCGCCGAACGCAAGATCCCTGGTTTTAAAGAAAACTACTTCCTCGAATTTCGCAAGCCGGACCAGGCGGGCGATGAATAA
- a CDS encoding APC family permease, giving the protein MNNESLESKVDNETTPPPHTPLGLGSAMFLVAASMIGAGVYTTSGFTLAALGSPAWVLAAWGTGGVIAICGAICYGALARELTESGGEYLFLSRKLHPIAGLMAGWVSLLAGFTGAIAFAATTFEAYLGWQDTMPKGSIATTVVVLAAILHTVGVRPGARVQDLVVILKFVLIAAFVVIAVVMRSSAPVDVPAKAVTNEAVPWTTFSLTFATQLMYISLSFSGFNAAVYIAGEVNNASRNVPRAMLWGTCLVTLCYLLLNAVFVLAAPSEAIVGQPDVATKAAEAIAGATFASFVRVVILVGLFTSVSAMIMSGPRVYAKMAEDGFLPGWFRFSGQITGKPPVAAIWTQAILGIIVIHVSNLERLLSYLGFTLSVSAALTASLLFWVRGKSGDRIRPLLYPITPIVFVGGTLLAATLSAVNSPVQAAVGWGTIAFGALLYPWYAWREEQRRKATSE; this is encoded by the coding sequence ATGAATAACGAATCACTCGAATCAAAGGTCGACAACGAGACAACCCCGCCCCCACACACACCGCTCGGTTTAGGTTCGGCGATGTTCTTGGTCGCGGCCAGCATGATCGGCGCGGGGGTCTATACGACCAGCGGATTCACGTTGGCCGCACTTGGATCGCCTGCGTGGGTACTGGCGGCGTGGGGCACCGGTGGCGTGATCGCGATCTGTGGCGCGATTTGTTACGGCGCGTTGGCTCGTGAATTGACCGAGTCGGGCGGCGAGTATTTGTTTCTTTCTCGCAAACTGCACCCGATTGCGGGCTTGATGGCCGGTTGGGTCTCGCTGCTGGCCGGTTTTACGGGTGCGATCGCATTTGCCGCGACCACCTTCGAAGCCTATCTCGGCTGGCAAGACACCATGCCCAAGGGCAGCATCGCCACGACCGTCGTCGTTTTGGCGGCGATCCTGCATACGGTTGGGGTACGCCCGGGAGCTCGGGTTCAAGATCTCGTGGTGATTTTAAAATTCGTGTTGATCGCGGCTTTTGTAGTGATCGCCGTTGTGATGCGCTCCAGTGCACCGGTGGACGTGCCAGCCAAAGCGGTGACAAACGAAGCCGTACCCTGGACGACGTTTTCGTTGACGTTTGCCACTCAATTGATGTACATCTCGCTTAGCTTCAGCGGTTTTAACGCGGCCGTCTATATCGCAGGCGAAGTGAACAACGCGAGCCGCAATGTGCCGCGGGCGATGCTGTGGGGCACGTGCCTAGTGACGCTTTGTTATCTGCTGCTAAACGCCGTGTTTGTGTTGGCCGCACCGAGCGAAGCGATCGTAGGTCAACCCGATGTCGCCACCAAGGCCGCCGAAGCGATTGCCGGAGCCACGTTTGCCAGTTTTGTCCGAGTCGTGATCCTGGTGGGACTGTTTACGTCGGTTTCCGCGATGATCATGAGTGGTCCGCGGGTCTACGCGAAGATGGCCGAAGATGGATTCTTGCCTGGCTGGTTCCGCTTCTCGGGCCAAATCACCGGCAAACCTCCGGTCGCCGCGATTTGGACTCAGGCCATCTTGGGAATCATCGTGATTCACGTGTCCAACCTCGAGCGCTTGCTGAGCTACCTCGGTTTCACGCTGTCGGTCAGTGCGGCGCTGACGGCAAGTCTACTGTTTTGGGTGCGAGGGAAATCGGGCGATCGAATTCGGCCGCTGCTGTACCCGATCACCCCGATCGTATTTGTCGGCGGCACGCTGTTGGCGGCGACGTTGTCGGCGGTAAATTCACCGGTGCAAGCCGCCGTCGGATGGGGCACGATTGCCTTTGGAGCCCTGCTTTATCCGTGGTACGCGTGGCGGGAAGAACAGCGACGCAAAGCGACGAGCGAGTAA
- a CDS encoding FAD-dependent oxidoreductase, which yields MNATKPLTIVIVGGVAGGASAATRARRMNETAEIILLEKDPDVSFANCGLPYHIGEEIPKRDSLLVATPEFLRRRFRLDVRTRHEALSIDRQNKRVEVRCGETSGITWIDYDKLILAPGASPIRPNLDGADAENVLSLRNLNDTDRIKAIVDDKQTKNAVVVGAGYIGLEMVEQLAQRGLNTTLVELQPQVLPLLDPEMARPIADEIEAKGVSLLLGRSVTGLVTDGNNQVTEVRLSDGSTIATDLVVMGTGVQPNIQLAVDAGLEIGVTGGIATNDFMQTSDPDIYAVGDAAEYRFGPTGKRMRVSLAGPANRAGRLAGQHAATGQSDPMPTVQGTSVVRVFGVSAAMTGLSRGMAKRMGVDAASVTIVAKNHAGYYPGAEVMTLKLVYQAETGKILGAQAVGGAGVDKRIDVIATAMQFEGSVRQLSGVDLSYAPPLGSAKDPVHMAAFAACNQLDGIETFCDSDADLAGKQVVDVRTAGEIERTPLAGSPLSSESEAGVIAIPVDELRERIGELDPSLPTVVSCAVGVRGHIAARILKQHRFTVANLSGGATVRNRVNFD from the coding sequence ATGAATGCCACCAAGCCGCTTACCATTGTCATTGTTGGTGGGGTCGCCGGCGGGGCGTCGGCGGCAACGCGAGCCCGCCGGATGAATGAAACCGCTGAGATCATTCTGTTAGAGAAAGATCCTGACGTGTCGTTCGCGAATTGTGGCTTGCCGTATCATATTGGCGAAGAAATTCCTAAACGCGACTCGCTGCTTGTCGCCACGCCCGAATTTTTACGCCGCCGATTTCGCTTGGATGTGCGGACGCGACACGAGGCGTTGTCGATTGATCGCCAAAACAAACGGGTGGAAGTCCGTTGCGGTGAAACTTCGGGGATCACTTGGATCGATTACGACAAATTGATCCTGGCGCCCGGTGCGTCGCCGATTCGCCCCAATCTGGATGGCGCGGATGCCGAAAATGTTCTCAGCCTGCGAAACTTGAATGACACCGATCGCATCAAGGCGATCGTCGACGACAAACAAACAAAAAACGCAGTCGTTGTCGGTGCGGGCTATATCGGGCTGGAAATGGTCGAACAGCTTGCCCAGCGGGGACTCAACACCACGCTGGTAGAACTGCAACCGCAAGTATTGCCACTGCTTGATCCGGAGATGGCTCGGCCGATCGCCGATGAGATCGAAGCCAAAGGAGTTTCGCTGCTGCTGGGCCGCAGCGTCACCGGTTTGGTCACCGACGGCAATAACCAAGTGACCGAGGTCCGCTTGAGCGACGGCAGCACGATCGCGACCGATTTGGTTGTGATGGGGACTGGCGTGCAACCCAACATCCAACTTGCTGTTGATGCGGGATTGGAGATCGGAGTCACCGGCGGGATTGCGACCAACGACTTCATGCAAACCAGCGATCCCGATATTTACGCAGTCGGTGACGCGGCGGAATATCGGTTCGGTCCGACCGGAAAACGGATGCGAGTTTCCTTGGCAGGCCCGGCCAATCGGGCGGGACGACTGGCGGGACAGCATGCTGCGACCGGCCAAAGCGACCCGATGCCGACCGTGCAAGGGACGTCGGTGGTCCGGGTGTTTGGCGTCAGTGCGGCGATGACGGGATTGTCGCGTGGCATGGCAAAACGAATGGGGGTCGACGCGGCCAGCGTCACGATCGTGGCTAAAAATCACGCGGGCTACTATCCCGGAGCCGAGGTGATGACTCTGAAATTGGTGTACCAGGCGGAAACGGGAAAGATCCTCGGTGCGCAAGCCGTCGGCGGTGCAGGCGTTGATAAACGAATCGACGTGATCGCCACGGCCATGCAATTCGAAGGCTCGGTTCGACAACTCAGCGGCGTCGACCTCAGCTACGCTCCGCCACTTGGATCGGCCAAGGATCCTGTTCATATGGCCGCGTTCGCCGCTTGCAACCAGCTCGATGGTATCGAAACATTTTGCGACAGCGATGCCGATTTAGCGGGCAAACAAGTGGTCGATGTCCGCACCGCCGGCGAGATCGAGCGGACACCGCTGGCCGGATCGCCGCTGAGCAGCGAATCCGAAGCAGGGGTTATTGCCATCCCGGTCGATGAACTGCGAGAGCGAATCGGCGAGCTCGATCCGTCGCTACCCACGGTCGTATCGTGTGCCGTTGGCGTTCGCGGCCATATCGCCGCACGCATTTTGAAGCAGCACAGGTTCACGGTGGCGAATTTGTCGGGCGGAGCGACGGTGCGAAACCGAGTCAATTTCGATTGA
- the ccoN gene encoding cytochrome-c oxidase, cbb3-type subunit I gives METHSGFPEQHEGEANLDAQIDTYSYDDDIVRKFATATLFWGLVATLVGLIVAILLVLPKIFGELEWLSFGRLRPLHTNAAIFAFAGNAIFAAVYYSTQRLCKARMWSDALSRLHFWGWQAIIVAAAATLPMGITQSKEYAELEWPIDLAIAVVWAGFFGINFLMTLIHRRERHMYVALWFYIATIVTVTVLHVFNNLVVPIGLGKSYPIYAGVQDAFMQWWYGHNAVAFFLTTPFLGLMYYFLPKAANRPVFSYKLSIIHFWSLVFIYIWAGPHHLHYTALPEWASTLGMLFSVMLWMPSWGGMINGLLTLRGAWQKVAVDPVLKFFVVGVTFYGMATFEGPLLSVKSVNALSHYTDWTIAHVHAGALGWNGMMTFGMLYWLLPRLFQTKLWSTKAASAHFWIGTIGILLYIVPIYAAGLMQGLMWRAMDETGNLVYPDFIETIQSIVPLWWLRVLGGLLFVSGILIMAVNWFMTWTTRPPTYAVPVYHTPRLSKEVPEETIDTTSALDNVPVLESAKKLDVFGKMDWHRRWERLPVRFTVLTTLAVVIASLFEIIPTFLIRSNVPTIATVKPYTPLELAGRDIFVAEGCYNCHSQMVRPFVAETKRYGEYSKAGEFIYDRPFQWGSRRIGPDLAREGGKQSSLWHWLHLEDPQQVSPGSVMPSYIHLLDTKINFDMIPDRVWAAQALGAPYDFDIADSADIARKQAEVIAADVVSQGGPVQRGELMTFDTKAIALIAFLQRVGTDIFATPEPKAKEETPADPATAEEPAAEEVAAR, from the coding sequence ATCGAGACTCATTCAGGATTTCCTGAACAACATGAAGGCGAAGCGAATCTTGACGCTCAAATCGATACCTATTCCTACGACGACGATATCGTGCGGAAGTTCGCGACGGCGACGCTGTTTTGGGGTCTCGTCGCCACGCTGGTCGGATTGATCGTCGCGATCTTGTTGGTTTTGCCAAAGATCTTTGGCGAACTGGAATGGCTGAGCTTTGGTCGACTTCGTCCGCTACATACCAACGCGGCGATATTCGCGTTCGCAGGCAACGCGATCTTCGCGGCCGTCTACTACAGCACCCAGCGATTGTGCAAAGCCAGGATGTGGAGCGATGCGTTAAGCCGGCTGCATTTCTGGGGTTGGCAAGCGATCATCGTCGCGGCGGCTGCGACGCTGCCGATGGGGATCACGCAAAGCAAGGAGTACGCCGAACTAGAGTGGCCAATCGATTTGGCGATCGCCGTCGTGTGGGCAGGGTTCTTTGGCATCAATTTCTTGATGACGCTGATCCATCGTCGCGAGCGGCACATGTACGTGGCATTGTGGTTTTATATCGCCACGATTGTCACCGTGACGGTACTGCACGTCTTCAACAACCTCGTCGTTCCGATCGGTCTGGGCAAAAGCTATCCGATCTATGCGGGTGTCCAAGACGCGTTCATGCAGTGGTGGTACGGCCACAACGCGGTGGCGTTTTTCTTGACGACTCCGTTTCTTGGCTTGATGTATTACTTTTTGCCCAAAGCGGCCAACCGACCGGTCTTTAGCTACAAGCTTTCGATCATCCACTTTTGGTCGTTGGTGTTCATTTACATTTGGGCTGGACCTCACCATTTGCATTACACCGCACTTCCCGAATGGGCTTCGACGCTGGGGATGCTGTTTAGCGTGATGTTGTGGATGCCATCATGGGGCGGAATGATCAACGGACTGCTAACGCTTCGTGGGGCTTGGCAAAAAGTCGCCGTCGATCCCGTTTTGAAATTCTTCGTCGTCGGAGTCACGTTCTACGGGATGGCAACTTTCGAAGGCCCACTGTTGAGTGTGAAAAGCGTCAACGCGCTGAGCCACTACACTGATTGGACGATCGCTCACGTTCACGCCGGAGCCCTCGGATGGAACGGCATGATGACGTTCGGAATGCTGTATTGGTTGTTGCCACGGTTGTTCCAAACCAAGTTGTGGAGCACCAAGGCGGCCTCGGCTCACTTTTGGATCGGAACGATCGGCATTCTGCTGTACATCGTGCCAATCTACGCCGCCGGCTTGATGCAAGGTTTGATGTGGCGAGCGATGGACGAAACCGGAAACCTCGTCTATCCCGACTTCATCGAAACGATCCAATCGATCGTGCCGCTATGGTGGCTGCGTGTGCTGGGCGGCCTGCTGTTTGTCTCGGGCATCTTGATCATGGCCGTCAATTGGTTCATGACCTGGACCACCCGTCCACCCACCTACGCAGTGCCGGTTTACCACACGCCGCGTTTGTCCAAGGAAGTGCCGGAAGAAACGATCGACACGACCAGTGCACTGGATAACGTCCCGGTGCTGGAATCGGCTAAAAAGCTTGATGTGTTTGGCAAGATGGATTGGCACCGCCGCTGGGAACGATTGCCGGTACGGTTCACCGTTTTGACCACGTTGGCGGTCGTGATTGCCAGTCTGTTTGAGATCATTCCGACGTTCTTGATTCGCAGCAACGTGCCCACGATCGCGACGGTAAAACCTTACACGCCGCTCGAGCTTGCCGGTCGCGACATCTTTGTCGCCGAAGGCTGTTACAACTGTCATTCACAGATGGTGCGTCCGTTTGTAGCCGAAACGAAACGTTATGGCGAATACAGCAAGGCGGGCGAATTCATCTATGACCGTCCGTTCCAATGGGGCAGCCGCCGCATCGGTCCCGACTTGGCTCGCGAAGGGGGCAAGCAGAGCAGTTTGTGGCATTGGTTGCACCTAGAGGATCCGCAGCAGGTGTCACCGGGTAGCGTGATGCCAAGCTACATCCATTTGCTCGACACAAAGATCAACTTTGACATGATCCCCGATCGCGTTTGGGCCGCCCAAGCGTTGGGAGCCCCCTACGACTTTGACATCGCCGATTCCGCCGACATTGCTCGCAAGCAAGCCGAGGTGATCGCCGCCGACGTGGTCTCGCAAGGCGGGCCCGTGCAACGTGGCGAGCTGATGACGTTTGATACCAAGGCGATCGCATTGATTGCGTTTCTGCAGCGTGTGGGAACGGACATCTTCGCGACCCCGGAACCCAAAGCTAAAGAAGAAACGCCGGCAGATCCGGCCACGGCCGAAGAACCCGCTGCCGAAGAGGTGGCGGCTCGGTAA